The sequence CTCCGCCGGCCAGCTGGGAGTTAGCCGCATTCACGATGGCATCAGTCTGTTCAGACGTAATATCTCCGACGGTCAGTTCGACGACACATGATCCGACAAGACGCTTCATTGGAGATGATCCCGTTCACAAAACCCAGGCAGACTGGAAAGACGCTCCGATGTTCACTGTAGTTGGCGCTCGGGGCGGAGGAAAGACCGGGAGTAGGATCAGCATTTCTGCATATCTGCGAGACTCGGATTCCAGCCGGGCCGATGGTTGGAACCGCTCCCCGAAACACTTAGAATCCGCGAAAATGATCGGTTTGCGGTGAACCCTTATTGGACATTTCACGACCAACTCAGGTGAAGCGATATGGCGAAGAAAACAATCGAAGATGTGGACGTTTCCGGTAAGTCTGTCCTGATGCGGGTCGATTTCAACGTGCCGCTGGATGACAACGGAGAAATCACCGATGACCGCCGCGTCGTGATGGCCCTTGATTCAATCAAATCGGTTGTCGATCGCAACGGCAAGCTGATTCTGGTCAGTCACCTCGGACGTCCAGCCGGCGATGGTTCGGCTGACGATCAGAAATACAGCCTGAAGCCGACCGCTGCCCGTCTTTCCGAGCTGCTTGGCAAGCCGGTCGCTTTTGCGACTGATACTGTCGGCAGCGATGCCGATGCGAAGGTGGCTGCGATGAAAGACGGCGATGTGCTCATCCTCGAGAACCTGCGTTTCAACAAGGGCGAGAAAAAGGGCGATGCCGAGTTCGCCGGCAAGCTGGCCGGTTACGCCGATGTCTACGTGAACGATGCCTTCGGGACCTGTCATCGGGAAGATGCATCGATGGTCGCCGTGCCCAAAGCCATGGGCGACAAGCCGAAGGTTTCCGGATTCCTCGTCGCACGCGAGATTCAGTATCTGACCGATACGATCAGCAGCCCGGACCGCCCGTTCGTGGCCATTCTCGGGGGAGCCAAGGTTTCCGACAAGATCAAGGTCATCGACAATCTGCTCTCGATCTGCGACAAGGTCCTGATCGGTGGAGCCATGGCTTACACGTTCAGTCTGGCGAAGGGTGGCAAAGTTGGTAAGAGTCTGGTCGAGAAGGACAAGGTCGATCTGGCGAAACAGCTGATGGAGAAGGGGGGCGACAAGCTCATGCTTCCCGTCGATACCCACTGTGGCGACGATTTCAGTAGCAGCTGCAACAAGAAGGTCGTGGCGGCTGGTCAGATTCCCGACGAATTCGAAGGTCTCGATATCGGACCGGAAACCGCAAAGCTGTATGCCGACACTGTGCGATCGGCCAAGACTGTGGTCTGGAACGGTCCGATGGGGGTCTTTGAAATGGCTCCGTTCGATGAAGGCACCAAGGCCGTTGCACAGGCAATTGCCGACAGCGATGCCGTCAGCATTATCGGAGGTGGCGACAGTGCCGCCGCTATCCAGCAACTCGGCTTCGCTGACCAGGTGTCGCACGTGAGCACGGGTGGGGGAGCTTCGCTGGCCATGCTCGAAGGGCAGAAGTTCGTAGCGGTCGATCTGCTCGACGAGAAGTAAACTCCTATTTCTGCGGAGAGTTGCGGACTTGCTTAACTGCTGGGGTCAAGGGGTGGAGATTCCACCCCGGCAGACTGGGGAATCGGTCCGTTTATGGTTTGGCCAATTTTTCGTGAGCCAATTCGGTTAACAGTTGACAAACCGGTACGGGAGATTGAACATAGACGGTGCATACCTGAGATAATCATTTCCCTAATCGTACATGGATGACGTCCCGTCGATCTTCATTGATTTCAGCAGCATTCTGCGACTGAAGAAGCCCTGTTCACAATCCCTCACCAGAAGTTGCCTGCGGTCTCATCATCCGATCGAAGCGTGATTTCCCAGATCCGTCTTTCCTCACAGCAGGTCCCATTGACGTTCTAGAATCTCGTTCCGGCATTTGTGGCGATCGAATTCTCTGAAGTCTGTTGATTATGTCGCCTTCTGAGAACCGTTTCGCTGTGCTGGGGTTGATTGGAGGAGTCGGTTCGGGAAAAAGCACTTTATCCCGCTGGCTGGCCGAACGATTGCCGGTCACGCGGATTGATGGTGACGAACTCGGACATCGGGCCCTGAAGGTTAATCCGGTTCGAACGGAACTTGTGGGTCGATTTGGAGCGGGAATCCTTAATCCCGATGGAGAAATACACCGTGCCGCCCTGGGGCGGTTGGTGTGGGGAGAAGATCAGACGGCGATTGAGAATCGACGGGTTCTCGAATCGATCGTGCATCCCGAAATTCGACGCATGATGGATTCTCAAGTCGAGGCGGCTCGAAATTCGAGACAACTCGGCATTATTCTCGATGCCGCGGTCATGCTCGAATCGGGCTGGGCCGGAATTTGTGACAAAATTGTGTTCATTGAAACTCCTGAACAGAATCGCCGCAATTATGTGGTGCAGGGGCGGGGATGGACCGAAGATCAATGGAAACAGCGTGAACGGAGCCAGTGGAGCCTGGCCGAAAAACGAAAACGTGCAGACGCTGTGATTGATAATTCAGGAACGCTGGAAGCCGCAGGGACGCAGCTTCAGAACTACGTTGAACAGACTTTCGGCTGGCGGCAGGAATGATTTCTGCGGAATGCGGTCGAAGATGTTCGCTGTCGTATTCAGGTTTCGACGCTCACTAATCATTTCAGGAAACCTCCTCTTCCGAAACTCCCTCGTCCCCAGCTCCTTCGAGCACTCTTCCTTTCTGGAACGCAGCTATGGCTACTGAAACCAAGAATCAAGGTTCGACCAGTCGATCCTCCTCCCGTTCAAAATCTGCTTCTGTCGATGCCGATCCGGCTCTGGAAGCCCTCGATACCCACGACGTCAATATCGCCGAGCTGCAGCGGCTCACCATGAAAGAGCTGCTCGATCTGGCCCGCACGGAGAAACTGACCGACTATACCGGTCTGAAGAAGCAGGATCTGATTTTCAAGATCCTCAAAGAACGCACCAAGATGAATGGGCTGATGTTCGGCGAGGGAACGCTGGAGATCCTCCCGGACGGCTTCGGTTTCCTCCGCAGTCCCGATTATCATTATCTGCCCTGTCCGGACGACATTTACGTCTCGCCGAGCCAGATTCGCCGCTTCGGTCTCCGCAACGGAGCGACTGTCGCCGGCCAGATTCGTCCGCCGAAAGAGAACGAGCGGTATTTCGCCCTGCTCCGCGTGGAAGCGATCAACGGCGAGGATCCGAATCTGCTCTCCGAGAAGGTCTTCTTCGACGATCTCACGCCACTGCACCCGGAAAAACGTCTGCGTTTGGCAGCTGATCCGGAAGACCTGAGCTCCCGCATCGTCGATATCGTCGCCCCGATCGGTATGGGACAGCGTGGTCTGATCGTGTCGCCTCCGCGAGCCGGTAAGACGGTGCTGCTGCAGAACCTCGCCAAATCGGTGATCCGCAACCATCCCGACGCTTATGTCATCATGCTGTTGATCGACGAGCGTCCGGAAGAAGTGACCGACATGGAGCGGCAGGTCAAAGGTCCTCAGTGCGAAGTCATCAGCAGTACGTTCGACGAGCCGCCGAGCCGCCATATTCAGGTCTCGGAAATGGTCATCGAAAAAGCGAAACGGATGGTCGAGTACGGACAGGATGTGATTATCTTCCTCGACTCGATTACCCGTCTGGCCCGGGCCTGGAACACCGAAGTGCCTCACTCCGGCAAAATCCTGACCGGGGGTGTCGATGCCAACGCTCTGCAACATCCCAAGCGATTCTTCGGAGCCGCCCGGAATGTGGAAGAGGGGGGCAGCCTGACGATCATCTCCACCGCTCTGGTCGATACCGGCAGTAAAATGGACGACGTGATCTTCGAAGAGTTCAAGGGAACCGGTAACACCGAATTGCATCTGGACCGCCGGATGGTCGAAAAGCGAATCTGGCCGGCCATCGACGTGAACAAGTCGGGTACCCGACGCGAAGAGCTCCTGATGGACGAAGAAGAACTTCGTCGCGTCTGGATTCTGCGACGTGTCCTCAACGACATGAACCCGGTCGAAGCGATGGAACTGCTGGTCAACCGTATGCGACGGACAAAGACCAACGAAGAATTCCTGATGAGCATGAACCTGAATTAACGGTCGCTCGTTTGATGGCCAGACAGAACGGCCCGGGCGTGACTGTCCGGGAGCCGCAGCCTCTGGCGACTTGTCTTCATCGCTCCTGAACGGCGTTCCGTCGGATTACCACACAGGAATGTCTGTGCCAGCCCCGCCGGAATGACGTGCTCACTCTCACTGACAACACAAGAACGACATCATGACGCAGACGATTTCTGGACAACTCCTTTCTGATTCCGGCGAATTCGCCATCGTGGTCGCCCGCTGGAACGAACTGGTGACCGGCCGGCTGCTGACTGCGGCGATCGATACCTTTCGCCGGCACGGAGTTGCTGAAGATCGAGTGACTGTCATTCATGTCCCAGGCTCTTTCGAGATTCCTCTGGCCGCGGAAACCGCTGCCGCTTCGGGAAAATATGCAGCCGTCTGCTGTCTCGGGGCCGTGGTCCAGGGCGAGACGCAGCATCACGATTACATCAACCACGCGGTGGCTCAGGGATTGATGAACGCGATGCAGCGAACCGGAGTTCCCATTGCCTTCGGCATCCTGACGTGTGAAAATCTCGATCAGGCACTGAATCGCGCGGGCGGCAAGGCGGGCAATAAGGGTGAAGAAGCCGCACTGGCGGCGATCGAAATGACCAGCCTCCTCGGCAAACTGCCTCGCAAGAAGAAGTAGGGCAGGCTTCGGCCTCCCATGAGATACCTCTGGATCGCGTGGCCAGGTGAAGCGGCTGAATAGTTAAGAGAATGCCGGAACTTCGAGTGCTATTCTTCGAAGCGAAGAGAGGCAGGCAATAGCCTGCCCTGCGGTTTCAGGCACCACTTTCCCAAGGGGACCGCTGCTGGCTCGCCCGGCAGTGCATTTTTCAGACGACGAACGCCGTCTTGATCGACGGCTCAACGAAACAAACGAATGTCCAAACGCTCTAAAGCTCGTGAACTGGCTCTGCAGATGCTCTTCCTCGTCGATATGAATCCCGACGTGGACGGCAAGACCGTGCTGGAAATGATCCAGGAACGCATTGAAGACCAGGAAGCCTCCCGCTTCAGCTGGCAGTTGTTCTCCGGCACGATGGAACGCCGCGATCAGATTGACGCAGCGATCTCTGCTGTCGCCAAGAACTGGACGCTCAAACGCATGGCCGCGACCGATCGCAACCTGCTCCGCCTCGGCTGCTTCGAACTGCAGCACTTCGACACCCCGCCGACCGTGGTCATCAACGAAGCAATCGACCTGGCCAAAAAATTCGGAGCCGAGAACTCCTCCTCGTTTGTGAACGGGATTCTCGATCAGTTGAAGCCCCGCGAGTAAAGCGCCCGAAGCGGCGGCGTCTTGCCGCCGAAAGAGCGAGGCAGTTATTGCGGCCTGATCATTTCGTGCGACGCGAGCATCCGGTCGAAACACTCGCATCGCGGCCCTGTATTGGCAACGTCCATTCGACGGCAGGATGCCGCCGCTATGGGCTTCGTCTCTCCCAGGCCTGCAGGCCTCAACCTCAACCCGAAACGTCAATGAGGTCCCTTTGACGCATGTCCTCACTGACGTTTCGGGTTAAGTAGCGGAGCGCCCGCGCCGCTCGTTCCTGAAGGAATTCACGGAAGACTCTCGCGATTTCTCCCTATTTGCCTATAACGGAACAGGCGAGATTTGCACCAAAGGAGAAGCGATGTCGACGACGAAGTATCAGAAGGGACAGAACGTCCGATGGAAGTGGGGCAATGGCTGGGGGCACGGCAAGGTGCAGGACCACTTCACCGAGAAAGTGACGCGGCAGATCAAGAACAACGACGTGACCCGCGATGCCAGCGATGACAACCCGGCTTACCTGATCGAGCAGGAGGACGGCGACCGCGTTCTCAAATCGCACTCCGAAATCGAGGCCGATTCCTGATGGGGAGTCAGGTGATTGCCGACGAGCGGGTTCAGCTGCTCAATGACAAAGAAACGGCTGACGGCCAGTATGTTCTCTACTGGATGCAGCAGTCGCAGCGGGCGCTGGACAATCATGCTCTGGAGTTCGCGGTGCAGCGGGCCAACGCTCTCGAAGCTCCGTTGCTGGTCGCCTTCGGTCTGACCGACAACTACCCGGAAGCCAATCTCCGGCACTACACCTTCATGGTGGAGGGGCTGGTTGAAACCGCTGAGCAACTGAAACGCCGCAAAATTGGCTTCGTGCTTCGCTTCGGAGCTCCGCAGGAAGTGGCGGCGAAGCTGGCTCAGGACGCCTGCGAAGTTGTCTGCGATCGCGGCTATCTGCGACATCAACGGCAGTGGAGAGACCATGTCGCAAAGAGATCGCCGTGCAAGGTCTGGCAGGTTGAGAGCGATCTGATCGTGCCGATTGAAACCACGTCGGGCAAAGCCGAATACGCCGCCCGCACCATCCGCGGAAAGATCAACAAGGCGGCCGAGAATTTCTACGAAGAACTCCGCACGACCAGCCTTGATCAGGACTCGACGAACCTGTCTGTGGCCGGGGAAGAGCACGACAGTGTTGCGGCGGTGCTCAACCAGTTGAAGCTGGACGAATCGGTCGGCTCAGTCTCTCATCACTTCAAAGGCGGGACGAACGAAGCGACCACGCTGCTGAAGCGGTTCGTCGATGGCAGGCTCAAAGTCTACAACAGCGACCGAACCAACGTCCCCGATCCGCCCGTTTCGTACCTGAGTCCGTACCTGCACTTCGGCCAGATCTCCCCGCTCACGATTGCTCTGGCGGTGCGCGAGAAAAAGGCACCTGCCGAGGACCGCGATTCGTTTCTCGAAGAACTGCTGGTGAGGCGGGAGCTGGCTCACAACTTCTGCTACTACACGCCGAACTATGATTCGTTCACCTGCATTCCCGACTGGGCCCGGAAGTCACTCGAAAAGCATCGTGACGACGAACGGCCGCATCGGTACACCGCCAGCGAACTCGAAGCCGCTGAGACACACGACACGGCCTGGAACGCGGCCATGACCGAAATGAAACTCCGCGGCTACCTGCACAACCACATGCGGATGTACTGGGGCAAAAAGATCCTCGAATGGAGCAACACGCCCGAGTACGCCCACAAGGTGGCGCTGGAGTTGAACAACAAGTACTTTCTCGACGGCCGCGACGCGAACTCGTTCACCAACGTCGCCTGGCTCTTCGGCATCCACGATCGAGCCTTCGGCGAACGCGACATCTTCGGCAAGGTCCGCTACATGGCGGCTTCCGGCCTGAAACGCAAGTTCGACATCGAGAAATACATCCGCCAGATCGAACGCCTGAAGCGCAAAGAACAGAGCGACGAGTGAGACGCTGAGTAAGGTTCGAGTCAACCACAGAGACAAAGAGGTCACAGAGAGTCGGGTCAATGCCCCGGTGCTTCTGAAACCTCAATGCTTCTCCACTCAAGCGCCGCCTAGTCCACCTTGGTGGATTTCTCTCCGGCTTCGATCTTCATTCCGGCGGCCCAGTGGATGCCGTTCTTCAGGAGCTTGATGAAGGTCGGGTGCTTGAAGTCGTCGACGTTGCCGAGCGATGTGTAGAACGACCGGCCGCCGTCTGCTCGTTTGAAGGTCCAGGCGACCGGTTCTTCCGGATGGCCTTCGATTTCAGCGTACATCAGCGGAGTGGTGCCCGGCTCAAGCGGCATCACCTTGTAGAGCGACCAGCCCTGTGGGAATCTCTTACTGCGATCGATCCCTTTCAGGATCGGCGACTTCACGTCCTCGTCAACGCGAACAGTCGACTTCAAATCGTTCTTGTAGTGGTTGTGGTAGTTGCCGCCAAAAACTTCCTGATCCCAGCGCTCCCAGTCGGCATAGCCTTCCGGGGGTGGCTGCTTGATGTAGAAGGCATGGCTGGCGGTGCGGATGCCGACAATCGGTTTTCCGCTGGCGACGTAGTCGCGAACGATCTGCATATCGGCTTTCGGCAGGACCCGTCGACGGACAGAGAAAAGAGCGATGTCGGCGTCCTGAAGCTGCTCGATGCCCGGGATCAGATTCCGATCGTCATCGGCGGCGAACGCGAAGCTGACGCGGAAGTCGTCGCTGAGATGCTTCTCGGCAAACGGCGGCAGCGTTTCTTCCGTCTTGTACTCCCCTTCCGCGATCACCATTAACAGGTTCGGACGCTTGTCGCCTTTGAACCGAAACGGCTTGCCGCCGATGAACTGATTGCTCGTGATCGTCGGACAGACGAACTTCTCGATGTGAGAAATGATCAGGTCCGTTCCGGCGAAGTGACAGACGTAGGGAGCGGACGCCGGGTTGTACATGGTGTCGGTCATGTCGCGGAGCAGGACGGCGTTCTTGCCGTTGCGAACCATCTGCCGCAATCCGAACGGGCGCCCGAGCACGCACATGTTGGTGTGCACGCCGGCAACGATGACGTTCTTGATTCCGCGATCTTCGAGAATGCTCCAGACTTCATCGCCCTTGTCGGAAATGAAATCGTGCTTCGCAACAATCCTGATGCCTGGATGCTGCTTCTGCCAGGGTCGTTTCGGATTCCGTTGCTCGGCTTCGAGGCGGGCAAGCCAGGTTTTCTTCTCTTCGGGGGTGTCGTCGTTGCCGCCGTCGGTCTGGTCGATCGGGTACTGCCCCGCTTCCTCGGCTGGAATCTGATAGCACCATTTGGTGATCTCTTCGGGCAGGTTGTCGGCTTTGGGCTGCGATGCAGCTCGCTGACGAGACGGGTGATCGGCGTAGGCATCCATGCAGCCGCTCGGTGCGTGAATGATCGTCACACCCTCGGCTCGCGCCTTGTTGACGGTCTCGTTCAACCGGGGCACGAACTGTTCGAGCCGTTTGACGGCGTTCCAGCAGGTGTGCGAATCCCAGACGTCGCACAGAATGAGAGCCGTCTCTTCGGGCTTCCAGTTCTGTTCTTCGATGGTGCGATGAAACCGACCGGAGCCGGGGCTGGTCTCGTGTTGAGACCGCAACTGCAGCTTCAGCGGCTCGGCACTGAGAAGCGAAGCGGGCAGAAGAACAAGTGAAGTGAGCAGGAGCAGACGGCAGATCATGGGCAATCCCTCTTCTGAGTGTGGCAGGAGATTCGAGAATACCCGATTGGCCCAACCGTTCCAAACGAACCGTCGGTTCGCTCCAGCTCCGAGCAGTCCGGGTTGGCACAGAGATTGATCTCTGGGTTGCGAAAGCAACAGGAGGCTTGTCTGACCGCTTTCCGCAGCGCTTGACGCGGCTCGCGCACAAACGGGATACCGCGCAGATGAAGATCTTCTGGGGCACCTCTGCCGGGGAGTTACGAGCAGTTCGACAAAGCTGGTCATTACTGAGGAATGTCTGGGCCACCGGAGGGAAGTAACGTACGAAATTGAGTTCCGCTATTCCGGTCACTTTTCCCGGCTCGCAAACGTGGATAGACTGCTGAAATACGTGATCTTCCTGATCGATAATGAACGAAGAGTCAGATAGAAGAAGTAGAGTTTCATGACGTCAGCGACTGCAGCCGCACTTTCCTGGAATGAACTGGCCGACGCGGTTCTCAATGGGGAAACGATCGACGAGGCGACTTGCCAGCGGATTCTGGATTGCCCGAACGAAGAGTTGCTCGGTCTTCTGCAGGCGGCTTACCGGATTCGCCGGCAGCACTTCGGCAATCAGGTTCAGCTCTACTACCTGAAGAACGCCAAGAGCGGTCTCTGCCCGGAAGATTGCGGCTACTGTTCGCAGTCGAAAATCTCCGATGCTCCCATCGAAAAATACGCCTGGCTGAACGAAGAACGTCTGCTCGCCGGCGCCCGTCAGGCGGCCGACAATCAGGCCAAGACGTACTGCATCGTCGCCAGCGGACGTGGCCCGACGAATCGCGAAGTCGATCATGTCGCCAAAGTGGTCCGCCGCATCAAGGACGAACTCGGTCTGCACATCTGCTGCTGCCTGGGACTGCTGAAGCCGGAACAGGCTCAGACTCTGGCCGATGCCGGCGTCGATCGCATCAATCACAATCTGAACACGTCCCGCGAGTACTACGACAAGATCTGCACGACGCACACCTATCAGGATCGCATCGATACGCTGAAGATTGCTTCGGAAGCCGGCATGGAACTGTGCAGCGGCGTGATTGTCGGGATGGGCGAAACCGATGACGACCTCGTTCGCGTCGCCGGGGAACTTCGCGAGTTGAACGTGAAGTCGATTCCGATCAACTTCCTGACGTCGATCGAAGGAACTCCGCTCGAGAACACGTCGGAACTGTCGCCGCAGAAGTGTCTGAAGGCGCTGTGCCTGTTCCGCTTCGCCAATCCGACGACCGAAATCCGCATCGCTGGCGGTCGGGAAGTGCATCTGCGAACGCTGCAGCCGCTCGGCCTGTATCCGGCCAACTCGGTCTTTGTCAGCGATTATCTGACGACCAAGGGTCAGACGCCGTCCGAAGACTATCAGATGATTACCGACCTCGGCTTCGAAGTCGTGACGCAGGGATTCGAGTCGGCTGAGTCGGAAGCGGTTCGCTAGAGCATATCGTTCAGAGGAGCGGACGCTTGAAGGAGCCTCAGAAGGGAACGGGCTGGCTGTGGGTCTACGTCGCCGTCTGCGTTCTCTACCTCGGGGCGGGGATCGGCACGCTGATCGCCGTCATTGTGACGCAATTCTTCTGAACCTGGCGTCTTAACTCACTGTCATCTCCGTCTACAATGAACGTTGAGTTCCCTCGGGGCTCAACGTCGCTAACCCGCTATCGCAGCGGTTGACCATAGACAGGAGATTGAACCATGACGACCCGCTATTTCGAGACCGATCTGAACTGCAATAAATGCGTTTCCAAGGTGACGCCCTTCCTGGACGAAGATCAGGGGGTCGCTGAGTGGGCGGTCGATATCAACGATCCCCGCAAAGTGCTGAAGGTCTCCGGGGACAACGTGAGCCCCGATCACATCTCCACGCTGGTGGAGAAATCGGGCTTCCATGTGAAGCGGGAACTGCAGGTCGATGAGCCGGAGCATGCGGCAACTGCTCATCAGCATCACGATCGTCAGGCGGAGTCCGAAGGCTTTCAGCTGAAGACGTACTATCCCCTGCTGTTGATTGTCGGCTTTCTGCTGCTGATCACGGGACTCGTCGAATTCCGAGCCGGTGAATGGGTGACGATGCGGGCGATGTCGACCTTCATGGGCGGCTTCTTCCTCGCCTTCTCGTTCTTCAAGCTGCTCGATGTCCGCGGCTTCGCGGATGCCTTTACCTCCTACGATCTCGGAGCCCGGCACGTTCCCGACTATGCGGTTGCCTATCCGTTTATCGAACTGGCGCTCGGTATCGCCTATCTCACGAACTTCCAGCCGGTGGTGACCAATGCCGTGACGCTGTTCGTGATGGTGCTGGGGCTGATCGGCGTGAGCAACGCCCTGTTCAACAAGCGGACGATCCAGTGTGCCTGCCTCGGCACGGTCTTCGATCTGCCGATGTCGAAGGTGACCTTCATTGAAGACGCCACGATGGCCCTGATGGCCGGAGCGATGTTGTGGCATCTGCTCGGGTAGGCCGCCAATCTGCTCGCGTACAAACTGGATGCTGGGCGGACGAAGCCGTCGGAGGATGCATCAGTCGCGTGGCTCAACTGACACCCTTTCACCGGGCGTACGCCTATGGAATCACCCACGTCCAATACCGCTTCGCCCACGGCTGCGCCGCCCCGAAAGAATCTTTCGGGGCCACCTCCTCGAGGCCGTACTAAACCAGTTCTGGCAGCGGCTGGTATTCCTGGTCGACGAGATACTGCGGGCGGCCGGCGAAGTCTTCGATGGTGATGGCGTGGGGATTGATGCCCATGAACTGGTACAGTGAGGCGAAGACTTCACTGAAGTGGACCGGGCGTTCGGCGATGGTGGCTCCGATGCGGTCGGTGGCGCCGATGACCTGACCGGTGCGGAAGCCGCCCCCGGCGAGGAGTCCGCCGCCAACCTGCGGCCAGTGATCGCGGCCGGCATCGGCGTTGATGCGAGGCGTGCGACCGAATTCGCCCCAGGCAACCACAGCGACATCGTCGGCCATACCCCGTTCGTGCAGTTCTTCAATCAGCGTCGCCAGTGCCTGATCAAACTGGGGCAGATGGGTTTTCTTCATGCCGTCGAAGTTGTTGCTGTGGAAGTCCCAGCGGCCGAAGTTGAGCGTCACCACGCGGGCTCCCGCTTCAACGAGACGGCGGGCCATCAGAAAATGCTCCGGGTTCGTCGGGGCCCCGTCGCCATAATTCTTCGGGCTGCCGTTCCGCCCGTAACGCTCACGGACTTCGGCAGGTTCTTTGGAGATGTCGAGGGCATCGGCGAGTTTGCTCGACGTCAGAATATCGAAGGCCTGCTGGTTGATTGTGTCCATGCCGTCCATCATGCCCGAGGCGTCGATGTTGCGGCGGAGGTTATCGACGGAAGCCAGCAGTTCCTTGCGGCGGGAAAGTCGCTCCCCGTCGATCTGACCGAGGACCATGTCTTTTCGCGAGGGGCCCGACGGGCGGAATGCGGCGTGACCGACGCCGAGAAAGCCGGGATGTCCGGGTGAACCGTACGGAGGATGTCCGGTATCGGGTGAGAGGCCCACGAACGCCGGCACGGATGGATTGGTTGGTCCGAGCACCTTGGAAACGGTGGAGCCGAGTGAAGGCCAGCCGCCCGGCGGCTGGTTACGGGTCGTGCGGCCGGTGTAGCAGATGAACGAGTCGTGAGCACCGTTGGGAGAACCGTACACGGAGCGAAGCGGGACGCACTTGTCCATGATCCTGGCCAGGTTCGGCAGATGCTCGCAGATCTGCAGGCCGGGGACGC is a genomic window of Rubinisphaera margarita containing:
- the nusB gene encoding transcription antitermination factor NusB, encoding MSKRSKARELALQMLFLVDMNPDVDGKTVLEMIQERIEDQEASRFSWQLFSGTMERRDQIDAAISAVAKNWTLKRMAATDRNLLRLGCFELQHFDTPPTVVINEAIDLAKKFGAENSSSFVNGILDQLKPRE
- a CDS encoding phosphoglycerate kinase, whose translation is MAKKTIEDVDVSGKSVLMRVDFNVPLDDNGEITDDRRVVMALDSIKSVVDRNGKLILVSHLGRPAGDGSADDQKYSLKPTAARLSELLGKPVAFATDTVGSDADAKVAAMKDGDVLILENLRFNKGEKKGDAEFAGKLAGYADVYVNDAFGTCHREDASMVAVPKAMGDKPKVSGFLVAREIQYLTDTISSPDRPFVAILGGAKVSDKIKVIDNLLSICDKVLIGGAMAYTFSLAKGGKVGKSLVEKDKVDLAKQLMEKGGDKLMLPVDTHCGDDFSSSCNKKVVAAGQIPDEFEGLDIGPETAKLYADTVRSAKTVVWNGPMGVFEMAPFDEGTKAVAQAIADSDAVSIIGGGDSAAAIQQLGFADQVSHVSTGGGASLAMLEGQKFVAVDLLDEK
- the ribH gene encoding 6,7-dimethyl-8-ribityllumazine synthase, giving the protein MTQTISGQLLSDSGEFAIVVARWNELVTGRLLTAAIDTFRRHGVAEDRVTVIHVPGSFEIPLAAETAAASGKYAAVCCLGAVVQGETQHHDYINHAVAQGLMNAMQRTGVPIAFGILTCENLDQALNRAGGKAGNKGEEAALAAIEMTSLLGKLPRKKK
- the rho gene encoding transcription termination factor Rho: MATETKNQGSTSRSSSRSKSASVDADPALEALDTHDVNIAELQRLTMKELLDLARTEKLTDYTGLKKQDLIFKILKERTKMNGLMFGEGTLEILPDGFGFLRSPDYHYLPCPDDIYVSPSQIRRFGLRNGATVAGQIRPPKENERYFALLRVEAINGEDPNLLSEKVFFDDLTPLHPEKRLRLAADPEDLSSRIVDIVAPIGMGQRGLIVSPPRAGKTVLLQNLAKSVIRNHPDAYVIMLLIDERPEEVTDMERQVKGPQCEVISSTFDEPPSRHIQVSEMVIEKAKRMVEYGQDVIIFLDSITRLARAWNTEVPHSGKILTGGVDANALQHPKRFFGAARNVEEGGSLTIISTALVDTGSKMDDVIFEEFKGTGNTELHLDRRMVEKRIWPAIDVNKSGTRREELLMDEEELRRVWILRRVLNDMNPVEAMELLVNRMRRTKTNEEFLMSMNLN
- a CDS encoding hypervirulence associated TUDOR domain-containing protein, with the protein product MSTTKYQKGQNVRWKWGNGWGHGKVQDHFTEKVTRQIKNNDVTRDASDDNPAYLIEQEDGDRVLKSHSEIEADS
- the coaE gene encoding dephospho-CoA kinase (Dephospho-CoA kinase (CoaE) performs the final step in coenzyme A biosynthesis.); amino-acid sequence: MSPSENRFAVLGLIGGVGSGKSTLSRWLAERLPVTRIDGDELGHRALKVNPVRTELVGRFGAGILNPDGEIHRAALGRLVWGEDQTAIENRRVLESIVHPEIRRMMDSQVEAARNSRQLGIILDAAVMLESGWAGICDKIVFIETPEQNRRNYVVQGRGWTEDQWKQRERSQWSLAEKRKRADAVIDNSGTLEAAGTQLQNYVEQTFGWRQE
- a CDS encoding deoxyribodipyrimidine photo-lyase encodes the protein MGSQVIADERVQLLNDKETADGQYVLYWMQQSQRALDNHALEFAVQRANALEAPLLVAFGLTDNYPEANLRHYTFMVEGLVETAEQLKRRKIGFVLRFGAPQEVAAKLAQDACEVVCDRGYLRHQRQWRDHVAKRSPCKVWQVESDLIVPIETTSGKAEYAARTIRGKINKAAENFYEELRTTSLDQDSTNLSVAGEEHDSVAAVLNQLKLDESVGSVSHHFKGGTNEATTLLKRFVDGRLKVYNSDRTNVPDPPVSYLSPYLHFGQISPLTIALAVREKKAPAEDRDSFLEELLVRRELAHNFCYYTPNYDSFTCIPDWARKSLEKHRDDERPHRYTASELEAAETHDTAWNAAMTEMKLRGYLHNHMRMYWGKKILEWSNTPEYAHKVALELNNKYFLDGRDANSFTNVAWLFGIHDRAFGERDIFGKVRYMAASGLKRKFDIEKYIRQIERLKRKEQSDE
- a CDS encoding isochorismatase family protein, whose protein sequence is MICRLLLLTSLVLLPASLLSAEPLKLQLRSQHETSPGSGRFHRTIEEQNWKPEETALILCDVWDSHTCWNAVKRLEQFVPRLNETVNKARAEGVTIIHAPSGCMDAYADHPSRQRAASQPKADNLPEEITKWCYQIPAEEAGQYPIDQTDGGNDDTPEEKKTWLARLEAEQRNPKRPWQKQHPGIRIVAKHDFISDKGDEVWSILEDRGIKNVIVAGVHTNMCVLGRPFGLRQMVRNGKNAVLLRDMTDTMYNPASAPYVCHFAGTDLIISHIEKFVCPTITSNQFIGGKPFRFKGDKRPNLLMVIAEGEYKTEETLPPFAEKHLSDDFRVSFAFAADDDRNLIPGIEQLQDADIALFSVRRRVLPKADMQIVRDYVASGKPIVGIRTASHAFYIKQPPPEGYADWERWDQEVFGGNYHNHYKNDLKSTVRVDEDVKSPILKGIDRSKRFPQGWSLYKVMPLEPGTTPLMYAEIEGHPEEPVAWTFKRADGGRSFYTSLGNVDDFKHPTFIKLLKNGIHWAAGMKIEAGEKSTKVD